One part of the Cyclobacteriaceae bacterium genome encodes these proteins:
- a CDS encoding proline iminopeptidase-family hydrolase, with the protein MKLLLTIVITIFSFVTKGQQLDNTENQDQDKKGVKYIDLKEGYKIWTKRVGDGKIIILLIHGSGNNHHCFEIFRDKLDLKKYQLIYYDQLGSNNSDKPTDSSLYNIDRFVNEVEQLRIDLELNEFYILGHSWGGALAMEYAIKYPNNVKGLIISNKGYSTPNLINSRVKLWNEIAKGYASGQEIIKQLESGKQVSDTSTLKKIDLDFERRYLRTIQPIPEPMVNSRKNNRRFYITNYSSWDIYDRLQSIKEPTLLIGGDRDFVDKHELFQMKKVIPDSYIFICPNGGHFSFWDDSDNYFREVENFINKTENK; encoded by the coding sequence ATGAAACTATTATTAACTATAGTAATCACGATTTTCTCTTTTGTGACAAAGGGACAGCAATTAGATAATACTGAAAATCAAGACCAAGATAAAAAAGGAGTTAAATACATAGACTTAAAAGAGGGATACAAAATTTGGACGAAAAGGGTTGGCGATGGGAAAATTATTATTCTTTTAATCCATGGTTCTGGTAATAACCATCATTGCTTCGAAATTTTCCGCGATAAATTAGATTTAAAAAAATATCAACTCATCTATTACGACCAACTAGGGTCTAACAATTCAGACAAACCAACTGATAGTAGTTTATATAACATTGACAGATTTGTAAATGAAGTTGAACAACTAAGAATTGACCTTGAATTAAATGAATTCTACATTCTAGGCCACTCTTGGGGTGGTGCCTTAGCAATGGAATATGCAATTAAATACCCTAACAATGTAAAGGGGCTAATCATCTCCAATAAGGGATACAGTACACCAAATTTAATTAACTCACGAGTAAAACTTTGGAATGAAATAGCCAAAGGATACGCCTCAGGGCAAGAAATTATTAAACAACTTGAATCAGGCAAACAAGTTTCTGATACATCGACATTAAAAAAAATTGACCTCGATTTCGAAAGAAGATACCTTCGTACAATACAACCAATACCTGAACCAATGGTTAATTCAAGAAAGAATAATAGAAGATTTTACATTACTAATTATTCATCTTGGGACATATACGATAGACTACAATCTATCAAAGAACCAACACTATTAATTGGTGGGGACCGTGATTTTGTAGACAAACATGAACTCTTTCAGATGAAAAAAGTAATTCCTGATAGCTATATTTTTATTTGTCCTAATGGTGGACACTTTTCCTTTTGGGATGATAGCGACAACTATTTTAGAGAAGTTGAGAATTTTATTAACAAAACTGAAAATAAATAG